Below is a genomic region from Apostichopus japonicus isolate 1M-3 chromosome 7, ASM3797524v1, whole genome shotgun sequence.
ATTTCATTACACAGTGAAAACTGTAGCTTTCTTTTTATATAGCGGTAAATCCCAGCTGGAAAACGGGAAATACCAGATGACCCAGATGAGCGATTAGCTCGTCTTTATCCTTAATACCAAACACAAAAATAACATTTGTTATCTTTTCGAATATTCCTGTTAATAACGTGCTTGCTACTTTATATATTAGTCACCACACGAAAATCAGGTAAAATTACAAATCAATATAATAGTGTCATCTAATAAAGTAAGGACGTTCTTATATGTTTCAGTTGTTACTTTAAAATTAGCAATTGTCTTTAACAATGAAATATAGACAGAGGATAATTCCGGGATCCCTGCTATAGTAATATTCTCGTTAGATTCGATGAGTGTTCAATAAATCCAActtgtcttcttctttttgtcctTATCACCTTCGACCAACAATATAAGCGATCACTGTTACGGTATTATTTAAGTACAGCTTAAACAAGTTTTCTGTGTACATTTTCCCTCTTTTTATACGGGAGATAGGGACTTGACCGGTGACTTCAGTAACCCACATAGCAAGACCGATGTAAGAAAAGTTAGTATTCATTTAATAACGACTAACCATTTACCTTTGAACTAAAATATTCACATCGTGCTGTCATCCAACATGTGTAATTTGATGTGTAGAGTTGTATACCAGCATTAACCTTTATCGTCCGCCCTGTCCAGTATGATAATTATAAAGATTCTTTTCGTTccaagcaaacaaaacaaagagtCACTTTTCTCGCAGTCTGTAGTGTATAATCAGACATTTCTATGGCAACAGATCGATCGGCAACACTTTGAAGACCTAAACTCTATAGTTGGATCCTTCCTAATTACACCATATCAGCGATGAAGTTTAGGTAAACGCCCCCGATATTTAATATAGCGCcgaatattcatgaacttaaATAACTTCCATTACTTACATTATGCCGAGGGTTGGTAAGTAACATCATATAAGAGACATGCATATCGATGTGCTAACCATTGAAAATTATGTGTCGTGTATGGTTGGCACAGTAgacaaaatttggaaatttatgccgacatatattcgattttaATGATGACATAAATTCCATTTAATGCAGACATTTATTCTGAGCCAATCAGGAGGCAGTTTTATATGTCTACACAAAACAGATTTAATGTGGGCATAAATTCGAATTCATACCcacatttattcaaattatattatatgttcGTGGTATTGAGGTACGGTGGAGCACGTTAAATGATCCTCCGTAGTTGGTAAGGTTTGTTACTAAGAACATGCTTACACATAACAATGTAGAAATCAGTACATGTGTGCGCCAGCCCACGCATTTTTTCGTTGAAACTGTTTAAGCTATTGCATAGGCATAGGCCCAGACTTTGGGTTTATTTCATTCATTGGGAAATACTTTGCTGTGTCGTACACGGATAACGTCAGATTGTTCAATTTTCCATTAATGTTTAACTTATTCAATTCAGCCACTCTGTTTTAAAATAGTCGCAGGGTGACATCGCATAACTGCGCAAAGATTGCATACATATCGAGTAAACAGGGGGAAATCTATAATGCTGAGAATAACACAAACTTATTTTCCAAGTCTAagatttctttattatttaaatgtcaCTGGCATGTGTTGTTTCTTGTAAATATCAAATTGGCGGCAAAACTTCAGATGTAACTACTAGCTGCGATGAAGTTTGAAAAAATTGCTCTCAGGTCCTACATGCTTTCATATTTTTAACATCCAAGGGATATTGGACGTTAAGAGATGCATccataaaccatgtttatctctGTATATTCTCTAGGTAGTACATCATGGAGGAACAGCTCGTGAAATCCGTAACAGACGAACTTAACTGTGGTATCTGCATGAACCGTTTTCGTGTACCGAAGATGTTGGACTGCATACATACCTTCTGTGAAAGTTGCTTGGAGGGTTACGTGGAGAACTTAAATGGGAAAGAGCTTACTTGCCCAATGTGCAGAAAAACGTGCCCACTGCCAGCCGGAGTAAAAGGTCTGCAGACGAACATATACTTGGTAAACATGTGTGACAAAATAGACTTGTATGAGAAGCTAAAATCATCAAAACTTGCTTCAAAGTTGTGTgaaagttgtaaaaaaaatactacGGTTACGGCCTTTTGTATTGATTGTAAGTACGCTATTTGCAGGAGTTGTGAGGAACATCACTCTCTATTTCCAGCCCTTCAATCTCATACGATCGAAAGACTTGATAATAATTTGGACGAAAGGAAACTGCAGATAGTCCAAAAGAGTGTGATGGTTCCAACTTGTGATCTTCACGTTCCCGAGAAACTACGTTTCTACTGTAAGACGTGCTCTAAACTGATTTGCAGGGAGTGTACGGTGATACAACATCCAAAACCTGATCACATGTGCGTAGAAGTCTCAAGTCAATTTGTAGAAGTTAAGGAGAGATTATCAAACCTTTTGAGAGAAACTCTCGAACAAGAACGAGTTGTCTCTGAGTATGTGACAGGTGCGAAGTCAGGGGAAAGTGTAATCAAAATGGAATCTGAAACAATGTTTAAAGTAATACAAGATAGGTATCAGAAGGTGAAGTCTGAAATTGAAAGtcaattaaagaaaaaattaaaagaagctGAAAAAGCTGTTAAACGAAAACAAGCTTTCAAAGAATCCAGGATTAACAAATCTTTCAAACTAGCTGATAATTGGATGAAACGAATGGAGAGCACGAAAGATACAACACAAAAAGTTATTCGGGAAAATAATATGTGGGAATTGTTAAGCTTGTCTAATAATTTAATTGGTTCATTCAATACATTGCAAGATGATAAGAATACCTTCAATGGAACAGCTTCGATCTTAAAATTGATATGATCTTTTCCCAATCAGATATCCCCAGTGTTAACCTTGGTCAATGTTTCAGTAAAAATAATCCAAACAGTGTCATATGTGAAGAAAATGGTACCTTTTACAAATTCCACTTTAATCAAAAAACGTTAACCATAAGTAGAACGAAACTAACATACAAGAATGGAAGTCCTATTCAATGTAATGAACAGGAACTACCACCAATTTCCATGCTAATTGAGACATGTGGTGGTCACCTCAGATTCAATGCAACCATCAGTGATGGTTATTCCATTTTAGCTATTCAAGAATGGCTGTTAGTAGTTGAATTGAACTCAAATGTATGTCGTGGCGTCTTCTCATACGATGGCAAATCGCTGATTTCATGTCTGGCTACATATGGCCGCAACCTTTTTATTGCATATGATGATAATGCAATCACTATATGCTACTTGGCTAATATCTCTCGTTACCTTACTCAACATCGGCAGCACGAACAAAACAGTATCTTAGATTTACGTTTACTTTGTAAAGATTTGAGCTGCGAGTTAACCCGATACGAACTTCCTCACAATATAAAAGATATTAAAGCTTTCGACAATTCCGACGTTATCGTAAGCTTTGAAAATTCTATTCATCTATACAATATCGGTACCAAAACTCTGAgtgaaattaatataaaaacaccATCACTCAGAAAGGCAGAGAGGTTGttcattttgaatatttcacGACGTGGACTTGGAAGTTTCGGTGGATTTAGATGTGACACAAGTAAAAACAACTTTACTTGCTTCATATTGTAGAATATAGAGGAGTATACGAATACAGCCTGTAGTACTGACGCCCAACTATGTATTACCAAATACGACACATCAAGTGAGCAACATGTTCAAACTTGGCCACTATCAGCTAAAGTAGGTCTTCCTCGAGCATGTTATTGGGATCAAAACTACAACACCATTGTAGTTTGCAATGCTTTGGGTAAATGTTTTagtttacaaaaataaacaatcaGCCTTACTTGGATACCAAACGTACCAACAACTGTTCAATGTTTCTATCAGAGGAATCGTCTACTTAATCCGCAGTCACATGTATAGGTGACAAATCAACTCAAAGGGAAACCCCTTGTCGTTGGCATGGGCAGTATTTTATATACTAGTACAGCAGTCGCATCCTTTCACGTATCGAAAGTTAATAGAAAGATGGCAATGTATTAGCCAAAATTACAATTGAACAAATTTAATGGACCCCCTTTTGTGCTTCATTTTCTTCAGACTGAAgcaatgtttatatttatgtgATTGATCTAATATCTTGTATCCTACAATTGTCGggctttttttttccttctggaggcgaaaggaatctatgcgatggtgatggtgtgtgtgtgtgacgttGCTTGTAAACACCGAAACTTAAAAGTTTCATGGTGAATTAACTCTATACTTTGTATCCAGATCCGCCTTATAAAATAGGAGAACCCTTTTTCTCTCAAGGTAtaaggttatttgaggtcaaaagagGCCAAACTTTGAAAACTCTGGATACACGATAAGTCAAAAAGTATATCCTTTGtggaacttcatacttagtatgtagatccaggTTTGTAAGTGCAATAACCCTATCGAAatttgtagaggtcaaagatcaCATAAGGTCAACATGCGTCAAAACGTCTGTaatatttgtaaacatgttaattcACAAATTAAAGtttcaattaattttttatttctgcGTTGCCACGACGTCCTGTTGGTGAACAGTTTGGTAAATTTCAGTTCAGTAATATCTCTCGTTACCTTACTCAACATCGGCAGCACGAACAAAACAGTATCTTATCTGCGAGTTAACCCGATACGAACTTCCTCACAATATAAAAGATATTAAAGCTTTCGACAATTCCGACGTTATCGTAAGCTTTGAAAATTCTATTCATCTATACAATATCGGTACCAAAACTCTGAgtgaaattaatataaaaacaccATCACTCAGAAAGGCAGAGAGGTTGTTCATTttgaatgtaaattatatttcaCGACGTGGACTTGGAAGTTTCGATGGATTTAGATGTGACACAAGTAAAAACAACTTTACTTGCTTCATATTGTGGAATATAGAGGAGTATACGAATACAGCCTGTAGTACTGACGCCCAACTATGTATTACCAAATACGACACATCAAGTGAGCAACATGTTCAAACTTGGCCACTATCAGCTAAAGTAGGTCTTCCTCGAGCATGTTATTGGGATCAAAACTACAACACCATTGTAGTTTGCAATGCTTTGGGTAAATGTTTTagtttacaaaaataaacaatcaGCCTTACTTGGATACCAAACGTACCAACAACTGTTCAATGTTTCTATCAGAGGAATCGTCTACTTAATCCGCAGTCACATGTATAGGTGACAAATCAACTCAAAGGGAAACCCCTTGTCGTTGGCATGGGCAGTATTTTATATACTAGTACAGCAGTCGCATCCTTTCACGTATCGAAAGTTAATAGAAAGATGGCAATGTATTAGCCAAAATTACAATTGAACAAATTTAATGGACCCCCTTTTGTGCTTCATTTTCTTCAGACTGAAgcaatgtttatatttatgtgATTGATCTAATATCTTGTATCCTACAATTGTCGGGCTTTTTTATTCCTTCTGGAGgcgaaaggaatctatgcgatggtgatggtgtgtgtgtgtgacgttGCTTGTAAACACCGAAACTTAAAAGTTTCATGGTGAATTAACTCTATACTTTGTATCCAGATCCGCCTTATAAAATAGGAGAACCCTTTTTCTCTCAAGGTAtaaggttatttgaggtcaaaagagGCCAAACTTTGAAAACTCTGGATACACGATAAGTCAAAAAGTATATCCTTTGtggaacttcatacttagtatgtagatccaggTTTGTAAGTGCAATAACCCTATCGAAatttgtagaggtcaaagatcaCATAAGGTCAACATGCGTCAAAACGTCTGTaatatttgtaaacatgttaattcACAAATTAAAGtttcaattaatttt
It encodes:
- the LOC139970283 gene encoding E3 ubiquitin-protein ligase TRIM56-like produces the protein MEEQLVKSVTDELNCGICMNRFRVPKMLDCIHTFCESCLEGYVENLNGKELTCPMCRKTCPLPAGVKGLQTNIYLVNMCDKIDLYEKLKSSKLASKLCESCKKNTTVTAFCIDCKYAICRSCEEHHSLFPALQSHTIERLDNNLDERKLQIVQKSVMVPTCDLHVPEKLRFYCKTCSKLICRECTVIQHPKPDHMCVEVSSQFVEVKERLSNLLRETLEQERVVSEYVTGAKSGESVIKMESETMFKVIQDRYQKVKSEIESQLKKKLKEAEKAVKRKQAFKESRINKSFKLADNWMKRMESTKDTTQKVIRENNMWELLSLSNNLIGSFNTLQDDKNTFNGTASILKLI